A single genomic interval of Acipenser ruthenus chromosome 28, fAciRut3.2 maternal haplotype, whole genome shotgun sequence harbors:
- the LOC117434801 gene encoding synaptotagmin-9-like isoform X2, giving the protein MFPNENFFTKAAFTPKMKLDSNQITTSYDVSVSLLSLVVTACGLALFGVSLFVSWKLCWIPWRERGISSANKESQPEQPTYTDVEVNDNEYGQDYVKEATVVPESAMKISHTSPDIPLEAQSVVKENCFHNVRMQRQITEPTSSVRHNSIRRQLNLSNPDFSIQQFQKQDSLTGLGRIKPELYKQRSVDTDDGKRNNSKTCGKLNFILKFDCDLEQLIVKIHKAVDLPAKDFSGTSDPYVKIYLLPDRKTKHQTKVHRKTLHPVFDEVFLFPVAYNELSSRKLHFSVYDFDRFSRHDMIGQVAVDNFLDLVDFPRETNLWRDIQYVTTDNVDLGDLMFSLCYLPTAGRLTITMIKARNLKAMDITGASDPYVKVSLMCEGRRLKKRKTSTKRNTLNPVYNESIVFDVPPENIDQISLLIAVMDYDRVGHNEVIGVCRVGNGAESLGRDHWNEMLTYPRKPIAHWHPLTEWVGQATTGGSQGGSCNSLKTPPSP; this is encoded by the exons ATGTTTCCAAATGAGAACTTTTTCACAAAAGCTGCATTTACACCCAAGATGAAGCTGGATTCTAACCAAATTACAACAAGTTATG ATGTGTCAGTGAGCTTGCTCTCTCTGGTTGTGACGGCCTGTGGACTAGCTCTCTTTGGTGTGTCTCTTTTTGTCTCTTGGAAGCTGTGTTGGATCCCATGGCGTGAACGTGGTATTTCCTCTGCAAACAAAGAGAGTCAGCCCGAGCAGCCCACATACACCGATGTGGAGGTCAACGACAATGAATATGGCCAGGATTATGTGAAGGAAGCCACTGTCGTTCCAGAGTCTGCCATGAAGATCAGCCACACCTCCCCTGACATTCCGCTTGAAGCCCAGTCAGTGGTGAAAGAGAACTGCTTCCACAATGTACGAATGCAGAGGCAGATTACTGAACCAACATCTTCTGTTAG gcACAACTCAATACGGAGGCAGCTGAATCTCTCCAACCCGGATTTCAGTATCCAGCAATTTCAAAAGCAGGATTCCCTCACTGGGCTTGGGCGGATTAAACCTGAGCTTTATAAACAAAGATCTGTGGATACAGATGACGGAAAGAGAAATAATAGCAAAACTTGTGGAAAGCTCAATTTCATTCTTAAATTTGACTGTGACTTGGAACAGCTGATTGTTAAAATCCACAAAGCAGTCGATCTGCCAGCCAAAGATTTCTCCGGCACATCAGACCCCTATGTGAAGATCTACTTACTACCTGATCGCAAAACCAAACACCAGACTAAAGTGCACAGGAAAACTCTGCACCCTGTGTTTGATGAGGTGTTCTTATTCCCTGTGGCGTACAATGAGCTATCCTCTAGAAAGCTGCACTTCAGTGTGTATGACTTCGATAGATTCTCCAGGCACGACATGATTGGACAAGTAGCAGTGGACAACTTTTTAGATTTGGTGGATTTTCCAAGAGAAACAAATCTCTGGAGGGACATTCAATATGTCACCacg gATAATGTGGATCTTGGAGACCTTATGTTTTCTCTGTGTTATCTTCCAACTGCTGGCAGATTGACTATTACTATGATAAAAGCTAGAAACCTGAAAGCCATGGACATCACTGGTGCATCGG atcccTATGTAAAGGTTTCTTTAATGTGTGAAGGAAGGAgattaaagaaaaggaaaacatctacaaaaagaaacacattaaacCCTGTCTACAATGAATCCATAGTCTTTGATGTTCCTCCTGAAAATATTGACCAAATTAGCCTTTTAATAGCCGTCATGGACTATGACCG TGTAGGTCACAATGAAGTCATTGGTGTGTGTCGAGTGGGTAACGGTGCTGAGAGCCTTGGACGGGACCACTGGAATGAAATGCTGACATATCCTAGAAAACCTATAGCTCACTGGCACCCACTGACCGAG TGGGTTGGACAAGCAACTACAGGTGGAAGCCAGGGGGGATCCTGTAATTCTCTTAAAACCCCTCCCTCGCCATGA
- the LOC117434801 gene encoding synaptotagmin-9-like isoform X1, with protein sequence MPGDREDEICQKALQLLSDLCSKGEVQNDSCQDFINHIRYRSIPRYTDSDVSVSLLSLVVTACGLALFGVSLFVSWKLCWIPWRERGISSANKESQPEQPTYTDVEVNDNEYGQDYVKEATVVPESAMKISHTSPDIPLEAQSVVKENCFHNVRMQRQITEPTSSVRHNSIRRQLNLSNPDFSIQQFQKQDSLTGLGRIKPELYKQRSVDTDDGKRNNSKTCGKLNFILKFDCDLEQLIVKIHKAVDLPAKDFSGTSDPYVKIYLLPDRKTKHQTKVHRKTLHPVFDEVFLFPVAYNELSSRKLHFSVYDFDRFSRHDMIGQVAVDNFLDLVDFPRETNLWRDIQYVTTDNVDLGDLMFSLCYLPTAGRLTITMIKARNLKAMDITGASDPYVKVSLMCEGRRLKKRKTSTKRNTLNPVYNESIVFDVPPENIDQISLLIAVMDYDRVGHNEVIGVCRVGNGAESLGRDHWNEMLTYPRKPIAHWHPLTEWVGQATTGGSQGGSCNSLKTPPSP encoded by the exons ATGCCTGGAGACAGAGAGGACGAGATTTGTCAAAAGGCGCTGCAGCTCTTATCGGATCTCTGTTCTAAAGGGGAGGTGCAAAACGACAGCTGCCAGGATTTCATAAATCATATCCGTTATCGCTCCATACCCCGATATACAGATTCAG ATGTGTCAGTGAGCTTGCTCTCTCTGGTTGTGACGGCCTGTGGACTAGCTCTCTTTGGTGTGTCTCTTTTTGTCTCTTGGAAGCTGTGTTGGATCCCATGGCGTGAACGTGGTATTTCCTCTGCAAACAAAGAGAGTCAGCCCGAGCAGCCCACATACACCGATGTGGAGGTCAACGACAATGAATATGGCCAGGATTATGTGAAGGAAGCCACTGTCGTTCCAGAGTCTGCCATGAAGATCAGCCACACCTCCCCTGACATTCCGCTTGAAGCCCAGTCAGTGGTGAAAGAGAACTGCTTCCACAATGTACGAATGCAGAGGCAGATTACTGAACCAACATCTTCTGTTAG gcACAACTCAATACGGAGGCAGCTGAATCTCTCCAACCCGGATTTCAGTATCCAGCAATTTCAAAAGCAGGATTCCCTCACTGGGCTTGGGCGGATTAAACCTGAGCTTTATAAACAAAGATCTGTGGATACAGATGACGGAAAGAGAAATAATAGCAAAACTTGTGGAAAGCTCAATTTCATTCTTAAATTTGACTGTGACTTGGAACAGCTGATTGTTAAAATCCACAAAGCAGTCGATCTGCCAGCCAAAGATTTCTCCGGCACATCAGACCCCTATGTGAAGATCTACTTACTACCTGATCGCAAAACCAAACACCAGACTAAAGTGCACAGGAAAACTCTGCACCCTGTGTTTGATGAGGTGTTCTTATTCCCTGTGGCGTACAATGAGCTATCCTCTAGAAAGCTGCACTTCAGTGTGTATGACTTCGATAGATTCTCCAGGCACGACATGATTGGACAAGTAGCAGTGGACAACTTTTTAGATTTGGTGGATTTTCCAAGAGAAACAAATCTCTGGAGGGACATTCAATATGTCACCacg gATAATGTGGATCTTGGAGACCTTATGTTTTCTCTGTGTTATCTTCCAACTGCTGGCAGATTGACTATTACTATGATAAAAGCTAGAAACCTGAAAGCCATGGACATCACTGGTGCATCGG atcccTATGTAAAGGTTTCTTTAATGTGTGAAGGAAGGAgattaaagaaaaggaaaacatctacaaaaagaaacacattaaacCCTGTCTACAATGAATCCATAGTCTTTGATGTTCCTCCTGAAAATATTGACCAAATTAGCCTTTTAATAGCCGTCATGGACTATGACCG TGTAGGTCACAATGAAGTCATTGGTGTGTGTCGAGTGGGTAACGGTGCTGAGAGCCTTGGACGGGACCACTGGAATGAAATGCTGACATATCCTAGAAAACCTATAGCTCACTGGCACCCACTGACCGAG TGGGTTGGACAAGCAACTACAGGTGGAAGCCAGGGGGGATCCTGTAATTCTCTTAAAACCCCTCCCTCGCCATGA